The sequence AGTTGtttgaattttgatatataaaattttacttgggtcaacttcaaaagattatatattttaaaatagggcaactttcacatataacaaacaaaaaattcatatttgtatgctacagcaaagtttgcataattgcgctccatagcaaacataaaactgtataattcgctatacatatacaattgtataattcgctggcctaaattgtataattcgctggcctatttcgctgtaattgtataattcactatcctatttcactgcaattgtataatgcacaattgtataattcgctgcctatttcgctgcaatatttttataaaatttgctttgcatataattgaatcgaattaaaatgtatgtatattgcataactATAAGtatatagcaagaagatatatgtttttctctcgctttatacaaaaacagaaacacaatatatacacttctgttgtataaagctagagaaaattgtatttcactgcaattgtataaaattcgcaattgtataattcgttggcctttttctcagcaatatttgtataaaatttgcatttgtctacaactgaattgaagtaaaatgtttgtaaattgtataattaagtgtataacacgaagatatatgtttttgcatgtgtatatacaattttctctcgctttatacaaaacagaaacagaatttatacacttctgtgtataaagcgagagagtcgagcagagggagagtggcgagcgagaatgggggagtggcaagcgagatttttgggagagagacgcctagcaaactttggctaacgtttgctatggagcacaattaaatcaaaccctagctactccatttattttagattattagtttgctattatatacaattttcctttttaaaatattaatgattaGGTGCTTCATAACTTATCGAATTAAGGACCTATGAGTCTTCTTTTCCAATATCACCAAATTTACGTCATTTGGAGTAAAAAGTTGTGATTACTGAGAAAgtgatttaatttttctttcatattgaTTAAATGTTTGAGATAGATAGTGTGCTATAATTTTGATTCATTGTGATGTCCCTGATATTagctatattttttatttaaaaatttgataaaattggGAGCGGTCAACGTTATTGCTGAgtacacttttttttaaaatttgatatcgATTATTTAATGTCATTTACTGTTTACGTGTAggaaaattgtatgaaataacAAATCATTAATTCAAACTAAATGTTATAGTCATAGTTTCTTCTATTTGTAATTCGTAGGaaacatttcatattttttgtcaTCCCATTTGTATACCGAAATATACAAATGTAGGACCCATTTGTATACCAAAATATACAATTAGACCGAAATATACAAATGCAGGACCCGTTTATATACTGAAATATATAAATGCAGGATCCATTGTATACCGAATAAAAATGCAAGCCCCATTTGTATATCGAAATAATGTTGAACCTACCTGTATACCGAAATATACAAATAGACTCAAATacatattttcatgtatatgcataccgaaatatacaaatagactcacatacatatttttatgtatatgcaTACCGAAATATACAGATTAATagtcatagcaaacataaaatttgttatgaagcgcaattatacaaactaatGTTTACTAAACCTAAAAATTTTCAGTTGAGTCATCATAGTACCTTAAAACTACCCAACCTTGCATAGTCTTAAACCGCCCCACAACCTTTCTAAGTATCACATTTTGCTAGGACTCTTCAAAATGCTGAATGAAACCAtttgaattctccaaaaatagtACATTTTGAAAGGATTCGATAATAGTgtgacaaatttttttaaaagtccgAACAACATAGGTCATGGTAAGGATCTATTATTGATGTCCCCTTGCATAAAAATAGGGAATATACTTGATCCATCACAAAAGGTCAATAACCACACTAAATTAAGAAAAGATGGAACTATAAAATCCTGACAAAAGATTAGAATGTACTAAGTTCCACATGCTTTGTGCCCCATATTGTTGTACATTTTGTTGACAAGAGGGGAACTTGTTGTAACCCTTAGGCCCTACTCTGAAAATTTTGTGCAATCTAGTTTTGAGGCAGCTGCTTTATCCAGATACCATACTAATTTCCCTTTATTTGGCTGGACCATCTTTGCAGGCGATGACGGAACGTCAGGTCCGACATCATCAATTGCCAAATGTGCAGCCTCTGCTTTGCTGCTTCCAGTTACAACCACAGCCACATTAGAAGCAGAGTTAATGACAGGCAAAGTAAAAGTAATCCTCTCCGGAGGAGGCTTAGGTGAGTCGGTAACAAAAGTTACCCACTCGTCTTTCTCATCGAGTATGGAGTGATCAGGGAATAGAGATGCAATGTGACCGTCAGGTCCCATCCCGAGTAAGATGAGGTCAAACTTGGGGCAGTCACTAACGTCTGAAACGCTGATTACACGAGTCCTTACTAGCTGTCTAATTACAAACTCATAGTCTTCAGCAGCCTTCTCAGCTGTCACTGTGTCGTTAATCGAATGTACATGGCTTGGAACTATAGGGACCTGAAAAATGAAAACACAAGTGAGTATTGGCTTCAATGTACTATCATACAACCACGATTTCACCTCCTTAGTCTCTCTTTTTTTGTTCGTTTACTTTTGAGTCCAACTCGGGTTACAAGTAATTAGAGTATTGTGGATAAGAAAAGGGAAACTTTACTAAAAGTCTATCCTTTTTTTCAATTCCTTCACCACTCGTCTCTATACCATTAAAACAGATCGATGAGACTCGTATAACAATAGTTAACACCAGAAAAAGTATAATGGCCCTACAGAATATCTAAACCTGGCCATCAAACTTCATAATTGTATATACAATTGCGAGTCTTTTCACATTAAGTTGATTGTTGCACTCGAGCATCTTTTTCGTGATTACAACAAAGGATTCAAAGTCCGAGATGTGTGGTAAATTAACTAGACAATCATATTCCTTGTAATTGAGATATGGGTAAGGTGGATACAATATCGGAACAAGAATGATGGATTTATCCTAccacaatcaatgataaaaaaaaaaccttctaTGGTTATACGTGATAACTATACTTCCAGGACAGAAGATAGAAATACGATGTCAAAATATGCAAACCAGGTAAAAAAGAGTGAGGAGATAAGTGAACAGAGAACAGTATAGTTTCGTGTTTAATGCTTTTCCACAACTAGCAGATAacatcaaagttctagaaaatGTTACACACGACCAGCACGAGAAGTCTACATGATATTCGTAAATGACAAAAGAGATGGACAGGACTAAAAGGATAACAAGAACACAAAGGCTCGAAAGTTTCCCTGCATTTTCAAGCCGCATCATATGTGGACAATTTTAACATAACTAATTCTTCCACAAGGATGTTGTGATCTACCGTACTCTTAGAGTGAAATATCGAGATCTGGCTATAGTAAACTCAATATCTACTTTAAAGATCTCATGACAAAGAACACGTCTATAATGAATCACAACCCGTAAAAGGAAAGCCATTGCTTTGACAAAGAAACAGAATAGTCAATGTTAACTACTACTGAGGCTCACAACAACAAATAGTGTGCAGAATAAAGCTGAAGTCGAGACGTTTACCTTAGACAAAAAAACATCTTTGGCGAGCTTGTAATTACTATCAACATGATTCTTCGCCACAACACGTTCGTCCACCCAAAATATATACCATTTGGACCAATCAACAGTCTTGCTGTAAGGGACTTCACATAGTTTTCTGCTTCCTCCAAGTTTTCAAACATATTTACACAATCTTATAGTAAAGGCAACAGAACAAATATGAACAGATAGTGAGTGTGCTTACGTACGTAATTAAGCTAATGAGTGATCCACCAGATAACGCGATGGCAAATACTCCCCTCTCTTTCACAGAAGCTTCGGAGAGTTCTGAAATATAGTCTGCTAGATCAGTGCTTAGTTCATCCAAATACTCGTAAATCTTCACCTCTCTTCCATCTTCTTTAGATCCCGAAAAAGCCATCGTTCACTACACAAATCACAACATACAAGAAGTCAACTACAATTGGGACCTAACTAACTCATGAAGGTAGAATTTGTCCAAGTCCATGTAAGCATACCACCAGTCCATTTTCCCAACTAACGTGAAACTCTAACCCACTCTAGCACCCCCGTTCACGCCCCAGGCCTCAATCCAAGCAAGTCGGGGCAGAATTTTTCCAGTACATTTCTACTAGCATCCTATAAAGATGTGATACTCAGgtctaactcaaccccaaaaacTACCTCACTCTAGAATTGTTCAAGTTAATATAAGCAGACAAGTACTCCATTTCCCAACTAACATGAGACTCTAACCCACTCTAGCACCCCGTTCACACCTAGGCCTCAATCCCAAGCAAGTCGGGGTAGAAATTTTCCCGTACATTTCTACTAGCATCCTGTAAAGATGTGACACTCAGTTCTAACTCAACCCTAAAAACTATCTCATGCTAGAATTGTTCAAGTTCATATAAGCAGACCACAAGTCCATTTTTCCCAACTAATTACATGAGACTATAATCTACTCTAACACCCCATTTACGCCAAGGCACAACTAGAGTGTGGAGCGAAAAAGCCCAAACAAAAATGAACATGACACTGATACCATGATACCATGTAGAAGTATGACAACTATTGTCAAGTGCGTATGAACGAATCACCCTTCCATTCCCCAACCAACGTGGGATTTAACCCACTATAACACCTCTTTCACACTCAAACAACTGGAGCGTGGATCGAGAGCCCAAATTTGACGAATACATGCAGAGCAATTAGTCAAAGtacaaatttcaagaaaagtCTTAAGCAAAATTACAGCttctttttctgaaaaatttcaTTGTTCTTCTTGAAGTAAGTCACTAAGAAAGAGTTCAACAGTCAACCAAACATGACAATTTAGTAAAccacataattaataaaatatacaaaatcaaaCAAGCAGTGCATGcataatttaaaacaaacaaaaggaaatcaAGCAAGTAAATTAAAAGCGTAAAAGATAAAAAGGGAAccaaagataaaattaaaaaaaaaatcttggaaatcatatatacatttaaaaaaaaaaaaaaaactgaaaccAAGACAGAGAGAGAGACAGAGTGTCTTACAGAGGAGAAggaaattaaagagaaaaagggaaaaaatgggTCTCAGCAATTTCTGAATCTATATGTATAGATAGACTTATACATCAACACCATATGGCATAAGCTAATTTACTACTCTTCATAATGTGGACCATCAATTTATATCTAAAAGCTAACCAAAATTATCACAAATACTACTCTCTCCGTTTTATATTAGTCATTcgtaattataaataatataaatagaaaataagtaaaaatatccttaaattatctgaaataattcaaatatatccTTTCTGTCAAACTATAGGatcaaaaatacctttcttaTTAACAGAATCAGTTAACTTATTTAgactttcaaaaatattaattatggaggaaaaataatttttttatttatatttctattttttatttaataaatgaataagtaatttAAAACGAAAGAGACATGTGATAATTTGATCTTACCtagtaaaacaagaaaaacatgaATCTATGTTCAATACGGAATCAAAGAATCTCCCTGCTTTAT comes from Solanum pennellii chromosome 1, SPENNV200 and encodes:
- the LOC107013128 gene encoding probable 6-phosphogluconolactonase 2, translating into MAFSGSKEDGREVKIYEYLDELSTDLADYISELSEASVKERGVFAIALSGGSLISLITKLCEVPYSKTVDWSKWYIFWVDERVVAKNHVDSNYKLAKDVFLSKVPIVPSHVHSINDTVTAEKAAEDYEFVIRQLVRTRVISVSDVSDCPKFDLILLGMGPDGHIASLFPDHSILDEKDEWVTFVTDSPKPPPERITFTLPVINSASNVAVVVTGSSKAEAAHLAIDDVGPDVPSSPAKMVQPNKGKLVWYLDKAAASKLDCTKFSE